From Mucilaginibacter rubeus, a single genomic window includes:
- a CDS encoding winged helix DNA-binding domain-containing protein has product MTNLDVANLRAYNQRLNQNKFKKPEEVIGYMGAMQAQEYAYAKWAIGLRMLSPADKSVEKAMTAGTILRTHVLRPTWHFVLPQDIRWMLSLTAPRINAGNATMYKKQEVTEDIFNKSFNVFTKTMQGGKQLTRTEIAKALNEANIATDDLRLTIILMKAELEQLICSGARQGKQFTYTLLDERAPMTPVIDRDEAVARLVLRYFTSHGPATLNDFVHWSGLTVADAKAGIEINKQQLSSIVIEGINYWMAVEVDLSKVKKSGTYLLPVYDELLIAYKNRDAMVPAKFRDKTGAITFFPTIMVNNQVLGNWGRSIGKKAIDIELKPFGNLTKAQSDAIKTAAHRFKKFN; this is encoded by the coding sequence ATGACCAATCTCGACGTAGCTAACCTCCGGGCTTATAACCAGCGCCTTAATCAAAATAAGTTTAAGAAACCAGAGGAGGTAATAGGCTATATGGGCGCTATGCAAGCCCAGGAATATGCTTATGCCAAATGGGCAATTGGATTGCGAATGCTGTCGCCCGCAGATAAATCTGTAGAAAAGGCGATGACTGCAGGCACAATTTTAAGAACGCATGTACTAAGGCCAACCTGGCATTTTGTATTACCACAGGATATCCGCTGGATGCTTAGCCTTACCGCGCCAAGGATCAACGCGGGCAATGCCACCATGTATAAAAAGCAAGAAGTTACTGAAGATATTTTCAATAAAAGCTTTAATGTATTTACAAAAACCATGCAGGGTGGTAAACAGTTAACTCGTACCGAAATAGCTAAAGCCCTTAATGAAGCTAACATAGCTACGGACGATTTGAGGCTTACCATAATATTAATGAAAGCCGAGTTGGAACAGTTGATTTGTAGTGGTGCCAGACAGGGCAAACAATTCACCTATACCCTGCTTGACGAACGTGCCCCCATGACACCGGTCATTGATCGGGACGAAGCGGTAGCCCGGCTTGTTCTTCGTTATTTTACAAGCCATGGCCCCGCTACCTTAAATGATTTTGTACATTGGAGTGGTTTAACCGTTGCCGATGCTAAAGCAGGCATTGAAATAAACAAACAACAGCTGAGCAGCATTGTCATTGAAGGAATAAATTACTGGATGGCTGTTGAGGTAGATTTAAGTAAAGTAAAAAAATCAGGCACATACCTGTTGCCCGTGTATGATGAATTACTCATTGCCTATAAAAACCGCGATGCTATGGTACCTGCTAAATTCCGGGATAAAACGGGTGCTATCACCTTTTTCCCAACCATAATGGTCAATAACCAAGTACTGGGCAACTGGGGCCGGAGCATTGGCAAAAAAGCTATAGATATTGAGTTAAAGCCGTTTGGTAATCTCACAAAAGCACAAAGCGACGCTATTAAAACGGCAGCCCATCGTTTTAAAAAGTTCAACTGA
- a CDS encoding DNA-formamidopyrimidine glycosylase family protein, giving the protein MPELPDLQAFSHNLQKKLAGKTVKKIAVPNAKKLNVSAHELDEVLSGQKLDKVYREGKELHIKFSKGDVLGLHLMLHGKLFLFDIKNENKYSIIELYFDDDSGLTLTDFQGIAAPTLNPEKKDVPDALEADVDYLKKRLAKTKTNIKTVLLDQKILRGIGNAYADEILWHARVSPFSVSSKIPEAKLKDLVQAIRSVLEDAEKSILKSNPDIINGEVRDFMNIHNSKKKHSPTGAAILINEASRKTYYTDEQELFE; this is encoded by the coding sequence ATGCCCGAATTACCCGACCTTCAGGCTTTTAGCCATAACCTGCAAAAGAAGCTTGCAGGCAAAACCGTAAAAAAGATAGCAGTCCCAAACGCTAAAAAGCTAAATGTTAGCGCACATGAACTGGATGAAGTTTTAAGCGGACAAAAACTTGATAAAGTTTACCGTGAAGGTAAAGAACTGCACATTAAATTTAGTAAAGGCGATGTGCTTGGTTTACACCTGATGCTGCATGGCAAGTTGTTTTTATTTGATATTAAAAACGAAAACAAATACAGTATCATTGAATTGTACTTTGACGATGACAGTGGATTAACGTTAACCGATTTCCAAGGGATTGCAGCTCCAACCCTTAACCCCGAGAAAAAGGATGTACCCGACGCCCTTGAGGCAGATGTTGACTACCTAAAAAAACGCCTCGCAAAAACAAAAACCAATATCAAAACAGTTTTGCTTGATCAAAAGATTTTGCGCGGTATTGGTAACGCATACGCGGATGAAATTTTATGGCATGCCCGCGTTTCACCGTTTTCGGTAAGCAGTAAAATACCGGAAGCAAAACTGAAAGACCTGGTGCAGGCCATAAGATCGGTACTCGAAGACGCGGAAAAAAGTATCCTGAAATCAAACCCCGATATTATTAACGGCGAAGTGCGGGATTTCATGAACATCCATAATTCAAAGAAAAAGCACAGTCCAACCGGCGCAGCAATCCTGATTAATGAAGCATCAAGAAAAACGTATTATACCGATGAGCAGGAGTTGTTTGAATAA
- a CDS encoding MFS transporter produces the protein MATVSLGSPAGKWIMVSAILASAMAFIDGTALNVVLPALQQSLNAKGADLFWILNAYLLMLASLILIGGSLGDKLGRKKIFMIGIFIFITGSALCGFSPGVFYLIVFRVIQGIGGALMIPGSLSLISSSIDAKERGKAIGTWSAITTVVTMGGPVLGGALADAGLWRYIFFINVPIGIVALLILWRKVAESKDDQTDQSLDLPGAISIALGLALLTFGFLRMPAVGFNNWQVYGALSIGLLLLLGFIYIEGTSKHPMMPLTLFNNKTFSGINLLTFFLYAGLGGGMLFMSLNMVQVQGYSQLQSGLTFLPFTVLMISIARYAGVIADKKGPRLLLIIGPALAGTGLLMLSFIKQTAGPSDYWTSFFPGVLVFGFGMSLTVAPLTATVMGSVSDHFSGTASGINNAMTRISNVFANAIFGALAVLFFSGAMQGEMKKLSLNDKDKKAVMEQSANLGNAKVPANIDGANKKAVETAYHNGFISAYGNIMRICAGLGFLGALMSVIFIRNSVVKKE, from the coding sequence ATGGCTACAGTTTCATTGGGCAGCCCTGCGGGTAAATGGATCATGGTTTCTGCTATACTGGCTTCGGCTATGGCTTTTATTGATGGTACAGCGCTCAATGTAGTGCTGCCGGCCCTGCAACAAAGCCTTAATGCCAAAGGTGCCGATCTGTTCTGGATCCTGAATGCTTACCTGCTGATGCTGGCCTCGCTGATTTTAATAGGAGGTTCATTGGGCGATAAGCTGGGGCGCAAGAAGATCTTTATGATCGGGATCTTCATTTTTATAACAGGCTCGGCGCTTTGTGGCTTTTCGCCGGGTGTATTTTATCTTATTGTTTTCAGGGTTATACAGGGAATTGGCGGCGCGTTAATGATCCCGGGGAGCCTTTCGCTTATTTCATCTTCTATAGATGCTAAGGAAAGAGGGAAGGCTATTGGTACCTGGTCGGCCATTACCACCGTGGTTACCATGGGCGGACCGGTACTTGGCGGCGCATTGGCCGATGCAGGCTTGTGGCGATATATCTTCTTTATCAATGTACCGATTGGAATAGTTGCCCTGCTCATTTTGTGGCGTAAAGTTGCCGAAAGTAAGGACGATCAAACAGATCAATCCCTTGATCTCCCTGGCGCTATCTCGATTGCTTTAGGCCTTGCATTGCTTACGTTTGGTTTTTTACGGATGCCCGCAGTTGGTTTCAATAACTGGCAGGTTTACGGGGCGTTGAGTATAGGGTTGTTGTTGCTGTTGGGTTTTATTTACATAGAAGGAACAAGTAAACACCCCATGATGCCCCTTACCCTGTTTAATAATAAAACCTTTAGCGGGATAAATCTGCTTACCTTTTTTCTGTATGCCGGTTTGGGCGGCGGGATGCTGTTTATGTCGTTAAACATGGTGCAGGTGCAGGGATATAGTCAACTGCAATCGGGGTTAACGTTTTTACCTTTTACTGTGCTTATGATCTCTATTGCACGTTATGCCGGAGTCATCGCCGATAAAAAAGGCCCACGTTTATTGCTAATCATTGGTCCGGCACTGGCGGGTACCGGCTTGCTGATGCTATCATTTATCAAGCAAACCGCAGGTCCGTCTGATTACTGGACAAGTTTCTTCCCGGGGGTGCTTGTTTTTGGCTTTGGTATGTCATTGACGGTAGCGCCGCTTACGGCTACGGTTATGGGTTCGGTGAGCGACCACTTTTCGGGTACCGCGTCGGGTATTAATAATGCTATGACGCGCATTTCAAATGTCTTTGCCAATGCCATTTTCGGCGCACTTGCAGTTTTGTTTTTTTCTGGCGCTATGCAGGGCGAGATGAAGAAGCTTTCTCTAAATGATAAAGATAAAAAGGCTGTTATGGAACAATCGGCAAATTTGGGGAATGCGAAAGTACCAGCCAATATTGACGGAGCCAATAAAAAGGCAGTAGAGACTGCCTATCACAACGGATTTATTTCAGCTTATGGCAATATCATGCGTATCTGTGCTGGCTTAGGATTTTTAGGCGCGCTGATGTCTGTTATTTTTATCAGGAATAGTGTAGTTAAAAAGGAGTGA
- a CDS encoding alpha/beta hydrolase-fold protein — MKKLILILFHLTIAYLLKAQPPQQPIVLGRIDTVYSNILKENRPLWVYTPGYDTNYFSKPEFPVLYVLDADDHFMSLVTMVKELSATAGNTVLPQMIIVGILNTPHHRTRDLTPTNTAMDKSSGGGENFASFIQSELIPYIDKRYSTAPYRTMIGHSLGGLTAINILLKHPQVFNAYIAIDPSMFYDNDNLLKQTTAIFKQKNFSGKKLFLGFANTMNPGMDTVQVKRDTSGISHHIRSIMKLADNLTLNKTNNLQWAKKYYPDDDHNSVPINAEYDGLRFIFKNNRFPRNQPYNQYFDKQYSGAQLRKMIDEHYSLMSKERGYTVHPPEAEMNGIGYAFLQQKDYEKAAMFFQVNIDNYPKNFNVYDSIGDCFLARGDNANAEKYFKKALSIKYTKEIMDKLDKVQAAK, encoded by the coding sequence ATGAAAAAGCTTATCCTGATACTCTTTCACCTTACAATAGCATACCTGCTAAAGGCCCAGCCACCGCAACAACCCATAGTTTTAGGGCGGATTGATACCGTTTATTCCAACATCCTGAAAGAAAACCGACCGCTTTGGGTGTATACTCCTGGATACGATACCAATTACTTTTCAAAACCGGAGTTCCCGGTTTTGTACGTTTTAGACGCCGATGATCATTTTATGTCGCTGGTTACCATGGTTAAAGAACTTAGCGCTACAGCCGGAAATACCGTACTTCCGCAAATGATCATTGTTGGTATTTTGAATACACCGCATCACCGTACACGCGATCTTACCCCTACTAACACTGCTATGGATAAGTCATCAGGCGGGGGCGAAAACTTTGCTTCCTTTATACAAAGCGAACTGATCCCATACATAGATAAGCGATATTCTACCGCCCCTTACCGTACTATGATTGGTCACTCGTTAGGAGGCTTAACCGCAATCAATATACTATTGAAACATCCGCAGGTTTTCAACGCTTACATAGCTATCGACCCGAGTATGTTTTATGATAATGATAATTTACTGAAGCAAACTACAGCAATCTTTAAACAAAAGAATTTTAGTGGCAAAAAACTGTTCCTCGGCTTTGCCAATACTATGAACCCCGGCATGGATACCGTGCAGGTAAAACGGGACACATCCGGGATATCACACCATATCCGGTCGATCATGAAACTGGCTGATAACCTTACCCTCAATAAAACCAACAACCTGCAATGGGCAAAGAAGTATTACCCTGACGATGATCATAATTCTGTCCCTATCAATGCCGAATATGATGGATTAAGATTCATCTTCAAAAACAATCGTTTCCCCCGAAACCAGCCTTATAATCAATATTTCGACAAACAATATAGTGGCGCTCAATTAAGGAAAATGATAGATGAACATTACAGCCTGATGTCTAAAGAAAGGGGGTACACCGTGCACCCGCCCGAGGCTGAAATGAACGGTATAGGATATGCCTTTTTACAACAAAAGGATTATGAAAAAGCGGCGATGTTTTTCCAGGTGAATATAGATAACTACCCCAAAAACTTTAATGTTTACGATAGCATAGGTGATTGCTTTTTAGCGCGGGGCGATAATGCCAATGCCGAAAAGTATTTCAAAAAAGCGTTATCCATCAAGTACACCAAAGAGATCATGGACAAGCTGGATAAAGTACAGGCAGCGAAGTAA
- a CDS encoding DUF779 domain-containing protein: MIKRVTITPAASGLIAELKSRFGELMFHQSGGCCDGSSPMCFEKGEFKLGGSDVKIGEVDGCEFWMSKDQFEYWQHTQLQLDITKGRGSSFSIEIPTGFRFMIHSRLFTDDELKDLEPVGFIED; the protein is encoded by the coding sequence ATGATCAAAAGAGTAACCATAACCCCGGCAGCTTCGGGGCTGATAGCCGAACTCAAATCGCGTTTTGGTGAATTGATGTTTCATCAAAGCGGCGGTTGTTGTGACGGCTCATCACCCATGTGCTTTGAAAAAGGCGAGTTTAAACTTGGGGGTAGCGATGTAAAAATAGGAGAGGTTGATGGGTGCGAGTTTTGGATGAGCAAAGATCAGTTTGAATACTGGCAGCATACCCAGCTGCAGCTTGATATAACCAAGGGGAGGGGTTCAAGCTTTTCCATAGAGATCCCCACCGGGTTCAGGTTTATGATCCATTCCAGGTTATTTACCGATGATGAGCTGAAGGATCTGGAGCCTGTTGGCTTTATTGAAGATTGA
- a CDS encoding aldehyde dehydrogenase family protein, with product MSAVSKPSFKDKYDNFIGGKFVPPVKGEYFDNISPIDGKVFTKAARSGKEDVEMALDAAHAAFPTWGKTSAAHRASLLNKIADIIEANLEQLAVVECIDNGKAIRECRAADLPLVIDHFRYFAGVIRAEEGGISEHDEYTVSICLNEPLGVVGQIIPWNFPLLMATWKIAPALAAGNCCVVKPAEQTPTSIMVLMELIQDVLPPGVLNIITGFGPEAGKPLASSPRVAKVSFTGETTTGRLIMQYASENLIPVTMELGGKSPNIFFESVADADDEFFDKAVEGAVLFALNQGEVCTCPSRILVHENIYDKFMSKVIERTNAIIMGNPLDSNTMMGAQASNDQYEKIQSYLKIGKEEGAEVLCGGEIKKLDGELEGGYYIQPTLFKGNNKMRIFQEEIFGPVACVTTFKTIEEAIAIANDTLYGLGAGVWTRDAHELYQVPRAILAGRVWVNNYHAYPAHAPFGGYKKSGFGRENHKMMLGHYRQTKNMLISYNKNKLGFF from the coding sequence ATGAGCGCTGTTTCTAAACCATCCTTTAAGGATAAGTACGACAATTTTATTGGCGGCAAATTTGTTCCGCCAGTTAAAGGCGAATATTTTGACAACATTTCGCCTATTGACGGTAAGGTGTTCACCAAAGCCGCACGATCAGGAAAGGAAGATGTTGAAATGGCTTTAGACGCCGCGCATGCCGCATTCCCAACCTGGGGCAAAACATCGGCTGCTCACAGGGCATCGTTACTGAATAAGATTGCTGATATTATAGAGGCTAACCTGGAGCAATTGGCTGTTGTGGAGTGTATTGATAACGGCAAAGCCATCCGCGAATGCCGCGCGGCCGATTTGCCACTGGTGATCGATCACTTTCGTTACTTCGCTGGCGTAATCCGTGCCGAAGAAGGAGGAATTTCCGAACATGACGAATATACTGTAAGCATTTGTTTAAACGAGCCGCTTGGCGTTGTAGGACAGATCATCCCCTGGAATTTCCCCTTGCTCATGGCTACCTGGAAAATTGCTCCCGCTCTGGCTGCCGGTAATTGCTGCGTGGTTAAACCGGCCGAGCAAACTCCGACATCTATCATGGTGCTGATGGAATTGATTCAGGATGTTTTGCCTCCTGGCGTTTTAAATATCATCACAGGTTTTGGCCCTGAGGCAGGTAAGCCGCTGGCTTCATCACCAAGGGTTGCAAAAGTTTCTTTCACCGGCGAAACTACAACGGGAAGGTTGATCATGCAGTACGCCTCTGAAAACCTGATCCCTGTTACTATGGAGCTGGGTGGTAAATCACCAAACATCTTCTTTGAATCGGTTGCTGATGCCGATGATGAATTTTTTGATAAAGCGGTAGAAGGGGCTGTGCTGTTTGCCCTTAACCAGGGAGAGGTTTGTACCTGCCCGTCGAGGATCCTGGTGCATGAAAACATTTATGACAAATTTATGTCGAAGGTGATTGAGCGTACTAACGCTATTATTATGGGCAATCCGCTTGACAGCAATACCATGATGGGCGCGCAAGCCTCTAACGACCAATATGAAAAAATTCAGTCATACCTTAAAATAGGTAAAGAGGAAGGTGCGGAAGTACTTTGCGGCGGCGAGATTAAAAAGTTAGATGGCGAGCTGGAAGGCGGCTACTATATTCAGCCAACCTTGTTTAAAGGCAATAACAAGATGCGCATTTTCCAGGAAGAGATTTTTGGCCCGGTGGCTTGTGTAACAACATTTAAAACCATTGAAGAAGCTATCGCGATAGCAAATGATACACTATACGGCTTAGGTGCAGGGGTGTGGACCCGCGATGCCCACGAACTTTACCAGGTGCCCCGTGCTATACTGGCCGGTAGGGTTTGGGTAAATAATTATCATGCTTACCCGGCGCACGCGCCATTTGGTGGCTATAAAAAATCAGGTTTTGGTCGTGAAAATCATAAAATGATGCTTGGCCATTACCGTCAAACTAAAAACATGCTGATCTCATATAATAAGAACAAGCTGGGATTTTTTTAG
- a CDS encoding AraC family transcriptional regulator, whose translation MNNKILLSPLSLSHGKELNTLVENRKAYTMNQCELNVFETFQRSELVPLTFSDLVITSMLRGKKVMHLFDKPGFDYLPGETVIVPPNITMKIDFPEASINQPSQCTALAINHQEISNTLDFLNENYPREDKKIWQLNYNQFHFFNNHELAQLINKLIRISTGDALTKDVLANLTLKELLIRIMQMQNLHEVSDNLHELSSSSRFAYVLEYIRVHLSDKLNIDALSQMAFMSKASFFRAFKHELGISPVDYIIKERLQLAKQLMNNPNNSISEACFKAGFNNLNYFSRAFKKIEGITPSCYKAKLRGGHLN comes from the coding sequence ATGAATAACAAAATCCTGTTATCTCCACTAAGCCTATCGCACGGAAAAGAACTGAACACCCTGGTTGAAAACCGCAAGGCTTACACCATGAACCAGTGCGAGCTCAATGTTTTTGAAACGTTTCAGCGCAGCGAACTTGTGCCCTTAACCTTCAGCGACCTGGTAATTACCAGTATGTTGCGCGGCAAAAAGGTAATGCACCTGTTTGATAAGCCGGGTTTTGATTACCTGCCCGGTGAAACGGTTATAGTTCCGCCGAATATTACCATGAAAATTGATTTCCCGGAGGCCAGCATCAATCAGCCATCGCAATGTACTGCCCTTGCCATCAACCACCAGGAAATAAGCAATACACTTGATTTTTTAAACGAAAACTATCCGAGAGAAGATAAAAAGATCTGGCAGCTGAATTATAACCAGTTCCACTTTTTTAATAATCACGAACTTGCCCAGCTCATCAACAAACTCATCCGTATAAGTACCGGCGACGCATTAACTAAAGATGTACTGGCTAATCTGACTTTAAAGGAATTACTCATCCGCATTATGCAAATGCAAAATCTGCATGAAGTAAGCGACAACCTGCATGAGCTATCAAGCAGCAGCAGATTTGCCTATGTGCTGGAATACATCAGGGTACATTTGAGCGATAAGCTCAATATTGATGCACTAAGCCAGATGGCCTTCATGAGCAAAGCCAGCTTTTTCCGGGCATTTAAACATGAGCTTGGAATTTCGCCGGTTGATTATATCATCAAGGAACGCTTGCAATTAGCGAAGCAACTGATGAACAACCCCAATAACAGTATCTCTGAAGCTTGCTTTAAAGCCGGATTCAATAACCTCAACTACTTTAGCCGCGCCTTTAAGAAAATTGAAGGTATAACGCCGAGTTGTTATAAGGCTAAATTACGGGGCGGGCATTTGAATTAA
- a CDS encoding glycoside hydrolase family 2 protein yields the protein MKRILLMSAMFLFSAGAFAQGRQENFNLLLKDDWQMQSVVTAPAAATEISKENFNTQGWYKVSVPSTILAGLLANQVYNFDPFMGKNLEKLADPKLDKPWWFRREFNLPAAENGKNVILRLHGINYKANVWFNGVKIADSTKVKGPYRIIDLDLTKNINYTGTNTLAIEVLRPFTPNKRDGDLAIDYADWIPYPQDYNGGIINNVEVKTYNKVGVKFPLVTTDFDLPSLAVAHLTVDAQVTNYTNKAQDAVIKGKINQNISFEKKVHLLPNESKNINFSPLEFKQLNVKDPSVWWPWQYGKPNLNRIEVAAVVDKKLSNSVSENFGIREFTSKIIDDNQSREFIINGKPIMLRGAAWSPDIFQRRSAERQEQEIRLVRDMNMNIVRSEGKMEDDNFYDLCDKYGLMVMNGWMCCGTWQHPEKWDAAERKVAMASDSSVMYWLRNKASLFVWLNGSDMPPTDTSVERDYLEIEKQLKWPNPLLATANESKSKVSGYSGVKMAGPYEWVPPIYWETDATKKFGGTYSFATEISPGPSIPPYESLIKFIPKDSLNVTSADWNYHCGTGSFGTTKVFTKALYGRYGETSSIKNYVAKAQAQNYEAHRAMMEAYGLNKYQTATGVVQWMLSNPWPGLIWHTYDYYLYPAGTYFGMKKAMEPLHVLYSYKTNEVAVINSYLKTFSGLKVKADVYNLDGSSKFSKTVTADIGADASKRLFALPAITGLSDTYLLRLELSDKSGETKSINWYWLSKKGDELNWKKSNWFTTPQSAYADYSALQSLPKTKLTVSQSNKVGSDSTSYAVTIKNTGSAVAFFVHLRALKGQGGDDILPVIFSDNYISLAPGESRIIKCTYSNKNADGAAPYLLTSAWNLDIAGSSGEGGFEDGVPKE from the coding sequence ATGAAAAGAATATTATTAATGTCGGCAATGTTTCTGTTTAGCGCAGGAGCATTTGCACAGGGGCGACAGGAAAATTTTAACCTGTTATTGAAAGATGACTGGCAAATGCAATCGGTAGTTACAGCACCTGCCGCCGCTACAGAGATCTCGAAGGAGAACTTTAACACACAAGGCTGGTATAAGGTAAGTGTGCCCTCTACCATTTTAGCGGGCTTGCTGGCTAATCAGGTTTATAATTTCGATCCGTTTATGGGCAAGAACCTCGAAAAACTGGCCGATCCTAAATTGGATAAACCCTGGTGGTTCAGAAGAGAGTTTAACCTCCCTGCTGCCGAAAATGGCAAGAATGTGATCTTGCGCCTGCATGGCATTAACTACAAAGCCAACGTTTGGTTCAATGGTGTTAAAATTGCCGATTCAACCAAAGTTAAAGGCCCGTACCGGATCATCGACCTCGATCTGACCAAAAACATCAATTACACCGGCACCAATACGCTGGCAATTGAGGTATTAAGGCCATTTACTCCTAACAAACGCGACGGCGACCTGGCCATTGATTATGCCGACTGGATCCCGTACCCGCAGGATTATAACGGTGGTATCATCAATAATGTAGAGGTAAAAACATATAATAAAGTAGGTGTGAAGTTTCCGCTGGTTACTACTGATTTCGATCTGCCTTCACTTGCGGTTGCTCATTTAACTGTAGATGCTCAGGTAACCAACTACACCAATAAAGCTCAGGACGCGGTAATTAAAGGTAAGATCAACCAGAATATCTCCTTCGAAAAAAAGGTACATCTGCTGCCCAATGAATCAAAAAATATAAACTTTTCGCCGCTTGAATTTAAACAGCTTAATGTTAAGGATCCATCTGTCTGGTGGCCTTGGCAGTATGGTAAACCCAATCTTAACCGGATTGAAGTTGCCGCTGTGGTTGATAAAAAGTTAAGCAACTCGGTATCCGAAAATTTTGGTATCAGGGAGTTTACATCAAAAATTATTGATGATAACCAATCGCGCGAGTTTATTATAAATGGAAAGCCTATCATGCTGAGAGGCGCGGCCTGGTCGCCAGATATTTTCCAGCGCCGTTCTGCTGAAAGGCAGGAGCAGGAAATCCGCCTGGTGCGTGATATGAATATGAACATCGTACGCTCCGAAGGTAAAATGGAGGATGATAATTTTTACGATCTGTGTGATAAATATGGCCTGATGGTTATGAACGGCTGGATGTGCTGCGGCACCTGGCAACATCCCGAAAAATGGGATGCCGCAGAGCGTAAAGTGGCTATGGCATCAGATAGCAGCGTGATGTACTGGCTGCGCAACAAGGCCAGTTTGTTTGTATGGCTCAATGGCAGCGATATGCCACCTACAGATACTTCGGTTGAGCGCGATTACCTCGAGATTGAAAAGCAACTGAAATGGCCTAACCCGCTGCTGGCAACCGCAAACGAAAGCAAATCGAAAGTATCGGGTTACAGCGGGGTGAAAATGGCCGGCCCATATGAGTGGGTGCCCCCAATTTACTGGGAAACCGATGCCACTAAAAAGTTTGGTGGTACTTACAGTTTTGCTACCGAAATTTCGCCGGGCCCGTCAATACCGCCTTACGAAAGCCTGATCAAATTTATTCCGAAAGATTCATTGAACGTAACCTCGGCCGATTGGAATTATCATTGCGGTACTGGTTCATTTGGTACAACAAAGGTTTTTACCAAAGCGCTTTATGGCCGTTATGGCGAAACGTCATCCATCAAAAATTATGTAGCCAAGGCACAGGCCCAAAACTATGAAGCACACCGCGCCATGATGGAAGCTTATGGTTTAAATAAATACCAAACTGCTACAGGCGTGGTTCAATGGATGCTAAGCAACCCATGGCCGGGACTGATCTGGCATACTTATGATTACTACCTGTATCCTGCCGGTACTTATTTCGGTATGAAAAAGGCTATGGAGCCTTTGCACGTATTGTATTCATATAAAACAAACGAAGTAGCTGTGATCAATTCGTATCTGAAAACATTCAGCGGGTTAAAAGTTAAAGCTGATGTTTATAACCTGGATGGAAGCAGCAAGTTCAGCAAAACGGTAACCGCCGATATTGGTGCCGATGCCTCGAAAAGGTTATTTGCGCTGCCTGCCATTACAGGTTTATCAGATACTTATCTGCTACGCCTTGAGCTGAGCGATAAAAGCGGCGAAACCAAAAGCATTAATTGGTATTGGCTCTCCAAAAAAGGCGACGAGCTGAACTGGAAAAAGTCAAACTGGTTTACCACGCCGCAATCTGCCTATGCAGATTATTCGGCATTGCAATCGCTTCCTAAAACAAAGCTAACTGTTAGCCAAAGCAACAAAGTTGGGAGTGATAGTACTTCGTACGCTGTAACTATAAAAAATACTGGTAGTGCTGTGGCTTTCTTTGTTCATTTACGTGCTTTAAAAGGCCAGGGTGGTGATGATATTTTACCGGTAATTTTCAGCGATAACTATATTTCATTGGCTCCCGGCGAAAGCAGGATCATTAAATGTACTTACAGCAATAAAAATGCAGATGGTGCAGCGCCTTATTTATTAACCTCGGCCTGGAACCTGGATATAGCCGGAAGCAGTGGCGAAGGTGGTTTTGAGGATGGGGTGCCGAAGGAGTAA